One Setaria viridis chromosome 3, Setaria_viridis_v4.0, whole genome shotgun sequence DNA window includes the following coding sequences:
- the LOC140222198 gene encoding uncharacterized protein — MYFDGSLKGKGMGAGVVLISPQGDRFRYAIQLHFQVSNNVAEYEALVNSLRIASDLGVHRLYVQGNLELMVDQVMKESSCSNVKMVAYCREVWKLEEKFDRLELQHILWCDNEAADFLAKLASDRGTTPPGVFVNDAQEPSIRQDPKPDAAGNTPRGTRHHHPR; from the coding sequence ATGTACTTTGACGGGTCCCTCAAGGGAAAGGGCATGGGGGCTGGGGTCGTGCTCATCTCCCCACAAGGGGACCGCTTTCGTTATGCAATCCAGCTCCATTTTCAAGTGTCAAACAACGTAGCTGAATACGAGGCGCTTGTCAACAGCCTAAGGATCGCGTCCGACCTGGGTGTTCATCGTTTGTACGTCCAGGGCAACTTAGAGTTGATGGTCGACCAAGTGATGAAGGAATCCTCATGTTCAAATGTGAAGATGGTAGCCTACTGCCGGGAGGTTTGGAAGCTGGAGGAGAAGTTTGAcaggctcgagctgcagcacatCCTCTGGTGTGACAACGAGGCAGCAGACTTCCTAGCAAAGCTGGCATCCGACCGAGGCACGACGCCTCCAGGCGTCTTCGTCAATGACGCACAAGAGCCATCCATCCGGCAAGATCCAAAGCCCGATGCGGCAGGCAATACCCCCAGGGGgacacgccaccaccacccgcgcTAG